The following coding sequences are from one Rathayibacter sp. VKM Ac-2760 window:
- a CDS encoding carbohydrate ABC transporter permease, whose translation MTVSYARTSPRARRPRRSILLAVMMVVFVVYSVVPLVWLVINATKSQSDLLSTFGLGFGGEFALFQNIYETLTYRDGVFLQWFANTLLYVVVGAGGATLLATVAGYGLAKFDFPGKRGVFALILGAVAVPGTALAVPTFLMFSQVGLTNTPWAVILPSLVSPFALYLIWSFATEAVPTELLEAARMDGSSEFRTFFTISLRLLSPGIVTVVLLTVVATWNNYFLPLIMLSEPTWYPLTVGLSQWSAQATGVGAQPIYNLVITGSLLTIVPIVIAFLFLQRYWQSGLTAGSVKQ comes from the coding sequence ATGACCGTCTCCTACGCACGCACCAGCCCCCGCGCTCGACGCCCGCGCCGCTCGATCCTGCTCGCCGTCATGATGGTCGTCTTCGTCGTGTACTCGGTGGTCCCGCTGGTCTGGCTCGTCATCAACGCGACCAAGAGCCAGAGCGATCTGCTCTCCACCTTCGGCCTCGGCTTCGGCGGCGAGTTCGCGCTCTTCCAGAACATCTACGAGACGCTCACCTACCGCGACGGCGTGTTCCTGCAGTGGTTCGCCAACACCCTGCTCTACGTCGTCGTCGGAGCGGGCGGAGCGACACTCCTCGCGACGGTCGCCGGCTACGGACTCGCCAAGTTCGACTTCCCCGGGAAGCGGGGCGTCTTCGCCCTGATCCTCGGGGCGGTGGCGGTGCCCGGCACTGCGCTGGCCGTGCCGACCTTCCTGATGTTCAGCCAGGTGGGACTGACCAACACGCCCTGGGCGGTGATCCTGCCCTCGCTCGTGAGCCCCTTCGCGCTCTACCTCATCTGGAGCTTCGCCACTGAGGCCGTGCCGACCGAGCTGCTCGAGGCGGCACGCATGGACGGGTCGAGCGAGTTCCGCACCTTCTTCACCATCTCGCTGCGACTGCTCTCCCCGGGCATCGTCACGGTCGTCCTCCTCACCGTCGTCGCCACTTGGAACAACTACTTCCTGCCGCTCATCATGCTCAGCGAGCCGACCTGGTATCCGCTCACGGTCGGCCTCAGCCAGTGGAGCGCCCAGGCGACCGGCGTCGGAGCCCAGCCGATCTACAACCTCGTGATCACCGGCTCGCTTCTCACGATCGTCCCGATCGTCATCGCGTTCCTGTTCCTGCAGCGCTACTGGCAGTCGGGTCTGACCGCCGGAAGCGTCAAGCAGTGA
- a CDS encoding SDR family NAD(P)-dependent oxidoreductase — protein MTGGGRGIGRALSERFAREGAKVAAFDVAFPEGTPNGVLQIEGDVTEPDSVADGVSRVAAHFGGIDVLVNNAGINVEGRVEDLDPAAWRRCFDVNVAGVFLMSQAVLPHVKASDHGRILNAASFAAIVPSVGAAAYGASKAAVVQFTRVLAGELGPWGVTVNAYAPGMVPSAMNGFETMPQATQDRLLDTLTLRRWGTADSIADLLVFLASDAADYITGTLVDVSGGKLATQLPQRAYEGAVPPAS, from the coding sequence GTGACGGGTGGTGGCCGGGGTATCGGGCGGGCGCTCTCCGAGCGCTTCGCCCGCGAGGGTGCGAAGGTCGCGGCGTTCGACGTCGCTTTTCCGGAGGGCACGCCCAACGGCGTCCTGCAGATCGAGGGCGATGTGACCGAGCCCGACTCTGTCGCGGACGGGGTCTCTCGCGTCGCGGCGCACTTCGGCGGCATCGACGTCCTGGTCAACAACGCGGGGATCAACGTGGAGGGCCGGGTGGAGGATCTCGATCCGGCCGCCTGGCGCCGCTGCTTCGACGTCAACGTCGCCGGCGTGTTCCTGATGTCGCAGGCGGTGCTGCCGCACGTGAAGGCCTCCGATCACGGCCGCATCCTCAACGCGGCCTCGTTCGCGGCGATCGTGCCGTCGGTGGGGGCCGCCGCCTACGGGGCATCGAAGGCGGCCGTCGTGCAGTTCACCCGGGTGCTCGCCGGCGAGCTGGGACCCTGGGGCGTGACCGTCAACGCCTACGCTCCAGGCATGGTCCCGAGCGCGATGAACGGCTTCGAGACGATGCCGCAGGCGACGCAGGACCGCCTGCTCGACACGCTGACCCTCCGCCGCTGGGGCACCGCGGACAGCATCGCCGACCTGCTCGTCTTCCTCGCGAGCGACGCCGCCGACTACATCACGGGAACCCTCGTCGACGTGAGCGGCGGCAAGCTCGCCACGCAGCTCCCGCAGCGCGCCTACGAGGGAGCGGTCCCACCCGCCTCATGA
- a CDS encoding extracellular solute-binding protein, whose protein sequence is MTHSTSGRRLGRFGALAGAALTLGLVLSGCSAAGGATSSDADAADLDAALEAGGSLTYWSWTPSAEAQVAAFEEAYPNVDVNVVNVGTGTTQYTQLQNAITAGSGAPDVAQVEYFAIPQFALADSFADLTPYGLAELEDLYSAGPWSSVSIGGGLYGLPQDSGPMAMFYNQAVFDQYGIEVPTTWDEYYAAAQKLHTANPDAYIAGDTSDPGFATSMIWQAGGRPFQVGDDGTTITLDLEDEGSQAFAANWSRLTEGELLPDIPSWSDEWYRALGDGTIATLLSGAWMPGVLQSSVPEAAGNWRAAPLPTYDGDTGSNSENGGGGQVVLEQSENKALAAAFVRWLNSDDESVEIFLQSGGFPATVADLESDEFLAQTPEYFGGQPINEVLVDASRNVSTGWQYLPFQVYANSVYSDTVGQSFVNNQDIGSGLMNWQDQLVEYGDQQGFSVNK, encoded by the coding sequence ATGACTCACTCCACCAGCGGGCGGCGTCTCGGCCGCTTCGGCGCCCTGGCGGGCGCCGCTCTCACTCTCGGACTGGTGCTCTCCGGCTGCTCCGCCGCCGGCGGCGCGACGAGCTCGGACGCCGACGCGGCCGATCTGGACGCGGCCCTCGAAGCGGGCGGCAGCCTGACCTACTGGTCGTGGACTCCGTCCGCCGAGGCGCAGGTGGCCGCGTTCGAGGAGGCCTACCCGAACGTCGACGTGAACGTCGTCAACGTCGGCACCGGCACGACTCAGTACACGCAGCTGCAGAACGCCATCACCGCCGGCTCAGGTGCCCCCGACGTCGCCCAAGTGGAGTACTTCGCCATCCCGCAATTCGCACTGGCCGACTCGTTCGCGGACCTGACCCCGTACGGTCTCGCCGAGCTCGAGGACCTGTACAGCGCCGGCCCCTGGAGCTCGGTAAGCATCGGCGGCGGCCTGTACGGCCTGCCGCAGGACTCCGGCCCCATGGCCATGTTCTACAACCAGGCCGTCTTCGACCAGTACGGCATCGAGGTCCCCACCACCTGGGACGAGTACTACGCCGCCGCACAGAAGCTGCACACGGCGAACCCCGACGCCTACATCGCCGGCGACACCAGCGACCCCGGCTTCGCGACAAGCATGATCTGGCAGGCCGGCGGCCGCCCGTTCCAGGTGGGAGACGACGGCACCACGATCACCCTCGACCTCGAGGACGAGGGCTCGCAGGCCTTCGCTGCGAATTGGTCGCGCCTCACCGAGGGCGAGCTCCTGCCGGACATCCCCAGCTGGAGCGACGAGTGGTACCGCGCCCTCGGCGACGGCACCATCGCCACCCTCCTCAGCGGCGCGTGGATGCCCGGCGTGCTGCAGTCCTCCGTGCCCGAGGCCGCGGGGAACTGGCGTGCCGCGCCACTGCCCACCTACGACGGCGACACCGGCAGCAACTCGGAGAACGGCGGCGGCGGGCAGGTCGTGCTCGAGCAGAGCGAGAACAAGGCCCTGGCCGCCGCCTTCGTCCGCTGGCTGAACTCGGACGACGAGAGCGTCGAGATCTTCCTCCAGTCCGGCGGCTTCCCCGCGACCGTCGCCGACCTCGAGTCCGACGAGTTCCTCGCGCAGACCCCCGAGTACTTCGGCGGCCAGCCGATCAACGAGGTCCTCGTCGACGCCTCGCGGAACGTCAGCACCGGCTGGCAGTACCTGCCCTTCCAGGTCTACGCCAACAGCGTCTACTCCGACACCGTCGGTCAGTCCTTCGTCAACAACCAGGACATCGGCAGCGGACTGATGAACTGGCAGGACCAGCTCGTCGAGTACGGCGACCAGCAGGGCTTCTCCGTCAACAAGTGA
- a CDS encoding sugar ABC transporter permease encodes MVSLTTARPVSARRARRDWRGWGFIGPFMLVFLAVLVAPVLYAIYLSLFRQQLVGGNAFVGFENYALLLQDPRFWESLGRVTLFLIVQVPVMLVLSLVAALAIDSAHLVGRGAFRILLFLPYAVPGVVAALIWGFLYGNQFGLTGSVNDLLGAEILRPFSSEWVLGSIGNIVTWEFLGYNMLIFYAALKVIPADIYEAADLDGAGGLRVVWSIKLPAIRSAVVIATIFSIIGSFQLFNEPNLLKVLAPNVISTYFTPNMYAYNLSFAGQQYNYSATVAIVMGLLTAVIAYIVQLRGQRSEVR; translated from the coding sequence ATGGTGTCTCTGACGACTGCCCGACCGGTGAGCGCCCGCCGCGCCCGCCGCGACTGGCGGGGCTGGGGGTTCATCGGCCCGTTCATGCTCGTGTTCCTGGCGGTCTTGGTCGCGCCGGTGCTCTACGCGATCTACCTCAGCCTGTTCCGCCAGCAGCTGGTCGGCGGCAACGCGTTCGTCGGGTTCGAGAACTACGCACTCCTCCTGCAGGACCCGCGCTTCTGGGAGTCACTGGGCCGCGTCACGCTGTTCCTCATCGTGCAGGTCCCGGTGATGCTGGTGCTCTCCCTCGTCGCCGCTCTCGCCATCGACAGCGCCCACCTGGTCGGCCGAGGCGCGTTCCGGATCCTGCTGTTCCTGCCCTACGCGGTTCCCGGTGTCGTGGCAGCGCTGATCTGGGGGTTCCTCTACGGCAACCAGTTCGGCCTCACGGGCAGCGTCAACGATCTGCTCGGCGCGGAGATCCTGCGGCCGTTCAGCTCCGAGTGGGTGCTGGGCTCGATCGGCAACATCGTCACCTGGGAGTTCCTGGGCTACAACATGCTCATCTTCTACGCGGCGCTGAAGGTCATCCCCGCCGACATCTACGAGGCGGCGGACCTCGATGGAGCGGGCGGCCTCCGAGTGGTGTGGAGCATCAAGCTGCCGGCCATCCGCAGCGCGGTCGTGATCGCCACCATCTTCTCGATCATCGGCAGCTTCCAGCTCTTCAACGAACCGAACCTCCTGAAAGTACTGGCCCCCAACGTGATCTCCACCTACTTCACCCCGAACATGTACGCCTACAACCTCTCCTTCGCCGGCCAGCAGTACAACTACTCGGCCACGGTGGCGATCGTCATGGGCCTCTTGACCGCCGTCATCGCCTACATCGTGCAGCTGCGCGGCCAGCGCTCCGAGGTGCGCTGA
- a CDS encoding FCD domain-containing protein, giving the protein MTRQRTLVDTVGTAVVRGDLPAGTVLGIEALAREHGVSRSVIREALRILETLGMIVARQRVGITVLGREHWQLLDPRVIAWRSHADDAQTQLRELMQLRTILEPAAAELATAQGTDEQLSAIVRAAEEMTATYRDRRVAAFARADLDFHSAIVAAASSSVLAQLSDTVLAALRLRYSGSVPVFGAEGERALALHVRLADALAARDAAAAVDLTRALVDQTRGRLEEPVEHPDDAVAATSGSGS; this is encoded by the coding sequence ATGACCCGTCAACGCACCCTCGTCGACACCGTCGGCACCGCCGTCGTCCGCGGCGACCTGCCGGCGGGGACGGTGCTCGGCATCGAGGCGCTCGCCCGCGAGCACGGCGTCTCGCGCTCCGTCATCCGGGAGGCCCTGCGCATCCTGGAGACTCTCGGCATGATCGTCGCCCGCCAGCGGGTGGGGATCACCGTCCTCGGCCGCGAGCACTGGCAGCTCCTGGACCCGCGGGTCATCGCCTGGCGCTCGCACGCGGACGACGCGCAGACGCAGCTCCGCGAGCTGATGCAGCTGCGGACGATCCTCGAGCCGGCCGCGGCGGAGCTCGCCACGGCCCAGGGCACGGACGAACAGCTGTCCGCGATCGTCCGGGCGGCCGAGGAGATGACCGCGACCTACCGTGACCGGCGGGTCGCCGCGTTCGCGCGGGCCGACCTCGACTTCCACTCGGCGATCGTCGCCGCGGCGTCCAGCTCCGTCCTCGCGCAGCTCTCCGACACCGTCCTCGCCGCCCTGCGGCTGCGCTACTCCGGGAGCGTGCCGGTCTTCGGCGCGGAGGGCGAGCGGGCCCTGGCCCTCCACGTCCGGCTCGCCGACGCCCTCGCCGCCCGCGACGCCGCGGCGGCGGTCGACCTCACCCGTGCGCTCGTCGACCAGACCCGCGGCCGCCTCGAGGAGCCTGTGGAGCACCCGGACGATGCGGTCGCGGCGACGTCGGGAAGCGGCTCATGA
- a CDS encoding SDR family NAD(P)-dependent oxidoreductase — MNAELRVAWVTGAGSGVGRACATALGERGWTVALSGRRAPELAETAGLVRAAGGTALELPFDVTADDARERVEAIAAAAGTDRLDAVILSAGANTPQRAWADQSMAEFAAVVQTNLLGVVRSADAALPGLRAASGVIVVISSIAGWRPSPGAGVAYSAGKTALAPVVRTLNDQEADAGVRATLLCPGDIDSDFLRQRPEVPGAAARAVMLAPADVARSAMFVIDAPRHVRIDELVISPLSQRSA, encoded by the coding sequence ATGAACGCGGAGTTGCGAGTCGCCTGGGTGACAGGAGCCGGAAGCGGAGTGGGGCGCGCCTGCGCGACGGCCCTGGGGGAGCGGGGGTGGACCGTCGCCCTCTCGGGGCGCAGGGCGCCCGAGCTCGCCGAGACGGCCGGGCTCGTCCGCGCCGCCGGCGGCACCGCCCTCGAGCTACCGTTCGACGTCACCGCGGACGACGCCCGCGAGCGCGTCGAGGCGATCGCCGCCGCGGCCGGCACCGACCGCCTGGACGCCGTGATCCTCTCCGCCGGTGCCAACACCCCGCAGCGGGCGTGGGCGGACCAGTCGATGGCGGAGTTCGCGGCCGTCGTGCAGACCAACCTCCTCGGCGTCGTCCGCAGTGCCGACGCCGCTCTGCCGGGACTGCGCGCCGCATCCGGCGTGATCGTCGTGATCTCCTCGATCGCGGGCTGGCGGCCCTCGCCCGGTGCAGGCGTCGCCTACAGCGCCGGCAAGACGGCACTCGCCCCGGTGGTCCGCACCCTCAACGACCAGGAGGCCGACGCTGGCGTCCGCGCGACCCTGCTCTGCCCCGGGGACATCGACAGCGACTTCCTGCGCCAGCGACCCGAGGTCCCCGGCGCGGCGGCCCGCGCGGTGATGCTCGCACCCGCCGACGTCGCCCGCTCGGCGATGTTCGTCATCGACGCACCGCGCCACGTGCGGATCGACGAGCTCGTGATCTCCCCGCTCTCCCAGCGCTCCGCCTGA
- a CDS encoding beta-galactosidase, with translation MDHRWLRTGEERAPRISLGADYNPDQWPREVWAEDVRLMQEAGVDVVSVAIFSWARIQPTADQWDFAWLDEVLDLLHAGGIGVDLATATASPPPWLTLAHPEILPVTADGRILSPGGRQHWRPTSAVFRAHALELVERIAERYRDHPAIIAWHVSNELGCHNAWDHSEDATRAFRTWLEHRYTDIDGLNAAWGTAFWSQRYSSFEEVLTPRLVAALPNPTQRLDFLRFSSDALKEYLVAEREVLRRITPDIPVTTNFMIMEGKNHAAYDDWAREVDFVSNDHYRFAGEQSFDELAFSAALTSGVAQGSPWFLMEHSTSAVNWQPVNQPKQPGEMARDALTHVAYGADAVCYFQWRQSVAGAEKFHSAMLPHAGEDSELFRDVVQLGERLRLLDDVAGSRREAAPVAVLFDWDSWWASELESHPSTLLRYRREALDWWRALADAGIRADVITPGTDLTPYDVVVAPMLYLVSGRTGRELTAYVEGGGNLITTYFSGIADENDHVVAGGYPGALRDLLGIRVEEFHPLLEGEDVLLEGDLRGSLWAEGIQLRSPETSVLRRYATGRHAGEPAVTRRAAEAGSASYVSTRLRESDLLAVVTELLDAAGVVSELSAEVVGAVFPSRRTIDGTVFDFLVNRTERTVPLPGGEPDLFGQRSIPPRGVAVIRGSENRLG, from the coding sequence ATGGACCACCGATGGCTCCGCACCGGCGAGGAGCGCGCCCCGCGCATATCCTTAGGCGCCGACTACAACCCGGACCAGTGGCCGCGCGAGGTCTGGGCCGAGGACGTCCGGCTGATGCAGGAGGCCGGGGTCGACGTCGTCTCCGTCGCCATCTTTTCCTGGGCGAGGATCCAGCCCACCGCCGACCAGTGGGATTTCGCCTGGCTCGACGAAGTGCTCGACCTGCTGCACGCCGGCGGCATCGGCGTCGACCTGGCGACGGCGACCGCCTCCCCGCCGCCCTGGCTCACGCTGGCCCACCCGGAGATCCTCCCAGTCACCGCCGACGGCAGGATCCTCTCGCCCGGGGGCCGGCAGCACTGGCGTCCCACCTCCGCGGTCTTCCGGGCACACGCCCTCGAGCTCGTCGAGCGCATCGCCGAGCGCTACCGGGACCACCCCGCGATCATCGCCTGGCACGTCAGCAACGAGCTCGGCTGCCACAACGCCTGGGACCACTCCGAGGACGCCACGCGGGCGTTCCGCACCTGGCTTGAGCACCGCTACACCGACATCGACGGGCTCAACGCGGCGTGGGGGACGGCGTTCTGGTCGCAGCGCTACAGCTCGTTCGAGGAGGTGCTCACCCCTCGTCTGGTGGCGGCCCTGCCGAACCCGACCCAGCGCCTGGACTTCCTGCGCTTCTCCTCCGATGCCCTGAAGGAGTACCTCGTCGCCGAGCGCGAGGTGCTGCGGCGGATCACCCCCGACATCCCGGTCACGACCAACTTCATGATCATGGAGGGGAAGAACCACGCCGCCTACGACGACTGGGCGCGGGAGGTCGACTTCGTCTCCAACGACCACTACCGCTTCGCCGGGGAGCAGTCCTTCGACGAGCTGGCCTTCTCGGCGGCGCTGACCTCGGGCGTCGCGCAGGGTTCGCCGTGGTTCCTGATGGAGCATTCGACCAGCGCGGTGAACTGGCAGCCGGTCAACCAGCCGAAGCAGCCAGGGGAGATGGCGCGCGACGCCCTCACCCACGTCGCCTACGGTGCCGACGCCGTCTGCTACTTCCAGTGGCGGCAGTCCGTCGCCGGCGCGGAGAAGTTCCACTCCGCGATGCTGCCCCACGCCGGAGAGGACAGCGAGCTGTTCCGCGACGTCGTGCAGCTGGGGGAGCGGCTGCGCCTGCTGGACGACGTGGCGGGGAGCCGGCGCGAGGCGGCCCCGGTTGCCGTCCTGTTCGACTGGGACTCCTGGTGGGCGAGCGAGTTGGAGTCGCACCCGAGCACGCTGCTGCGCTACCGACGTGAGGCGCTGGACTGGTGGCGCGCGCTCGCCGACGCCGGCATCCGCGCGGACGTGATCACCCCGGGCACCGACCTCACCCCCTACGACGTCGTCGTCGCTCCGATGCTCTACCTCGTCTCCGGGCGGACGGGTCGCGAGCTGACCGCCTACGTCGAGGGCGGCGGGAACCTGATCACCACGTACTTCTCGGGGATCGCCGACGAGAACGACCACGTCGTCGCCGGCGGCTACCCGGGTGCGCTGCGCGACCTCCTCGGGATCCGGGTGGAGGAGTTCCACCCGCTCCTCGAGGGCGAGGACGTCCTGCTGGAGGGTGACCTGCGCGGGTCCCTGTGGGCCGAGGGGATCCAGCTCCGGAGCCCTGAGACGAGCGTGCTCCGCCGCTACGCGACGGGACGGCACGCCGGCGAACCGGCGGTGACGCGCCGCGCGGCGGAAGCGGGCAGCGCCTCCTACGTCTCCACGCGCCTCCGAGAGTCCGACCTCCTCGCCGTCGTCACCGAGCTGCTCGACGCCGCCGGGGTCGTCTCCGAGCTCTCAGCGGAGGTGGTCGGCGCTGTCTTCCCCTCGCGGCGGACGATCGACGGCACCGTGTTCGACTTCCTCGTCAATCGCACTGAGCGGACGGTTCCGCTGCCCGGCGGCGAACCGGACCTCTTCGGGCAGCGGAGCATTCCGCCACGAGGAGTCGCGGTGATCCGCGGGAGCGAGAACAGGCTCGGCTGA
- a CDS encoding glycoside hydrolase family 3 N-terminal domain-containing protein produces MSLYLDPHQSIERRIEDLLPRMTVAEKAGLMFHPSTEPPGEQVSAKEANDAAVRDVVGRGISHFNVFGGDDSATVAAWHNTLQNLAASTRLGIPVTLSSDPRHGFRSNPFTGQSLTSLSRWPETTGIAAIAGTDAVRQYGETIRAEFLAMGIRVYLGPMADIFSEPRWSRGAGTFGEDPERVSELTVAFIEALRGGPELSERSVAAVVKHFPGGGPQLRGDDAHDKRYPEQIYPGGQQELHIRPFERAFSAGATQVMTYYGKPVSSDWDEVGFAFNAPVVRDILRGRLRFDGIVVTDWNLLESEMVGDYLFGPNGWGLEDRTPAERAQIAIEVGVDQFGGDRNTAIIEELVDAGVVTQARIDESVRRILREKFRLGIFEQRAVDVEQARQTCGASVFFDRGVAAQRGSLVLLSERAGLLPEHATLFLDGIDDPCGRPTTTDMIAADAIVVRLDAPFEPGRGSLVAEYFHGGTLEFPAATLKRLQEYAELAPLFVAVFLERPAILGPIIDLGATVVGEFGASDAVVLDAFCARAPLSGRLPFDIPSSMAAVEASREDVPFDTESPRFRAGDGIEKPARAIPER; encoded by the coding sequence ATGTCTCTTTACCTCGACCCTCACCAGTCGATCGAGCGTCGCATCGAGGATCTGCTCCCTCGCATGACGGTCGCCGAAAAGGCCGGACTGATGTTCCACCCCTCGACCGAGCCGCCCGGTGAGCAGGTCAGCGCGAAGGAGGCGAACGATGCAGCGGTCCGAGACGTCGTCGGTCGCGGAATCAGCCATTTCAACGTCTTCGGCGGCGACGACAGCGCGACAGTGGCGGCTTGGCACAACACCCTGCAGAACCTTGCCGCAAGTACACGCTTGGGGATCCCGGTGACGCTCTCGTCGGACCCCCGCCACGGGTTCCGGAGCAACCCGTTCACCGGCCAGTCCCTCACCAGCCTCTCGCGCTGGCCGGAGACGACCGGAATCGCGGCGATCGCGGGCACGGATGCGGTGCGGCAGTACGGAGAAACGATCCGGGCCGAATTCCTGGCCATGGGCATCAGGGTCTACCTCGGACCGATGGCGGACATCTTCAGCGAACCTCGCTGGTCTCGCGGGGCCGGGACCTTCGGAGAGGACCCCGAGCGTGTCTCCGAACTCACCGTCGCCTTCATCGAAGCGCTGCGCGGCGGCCCTGAGCTGAGTGAGAGGTCGGTCGCTGCCGTCGTCAAGCACTTCCCCGGGGGCGGACCCCAACTGCGCGGGGACGATGCGCATGACAAGCGTTATCCGGAGCAGATCTACCCCGGCGGACAGCAGGAACTGCACATTCGGCCGTTCGAACGCGCCTTCAGCGCAGGCGCCACTCAGGTGATGACCTATTACGGCAAGCCCGTCTCCAGCGATTGGGACGAGGTCGGCTTCGCCTTCAACGCTCCCGTCGTGCGCGACATCCTGCGCGGTCGACTCCGTTTCGACGGCATCGTCGTCACCGACTGGAACCTGCTCGAGAGCGAGATGGTCGGCGACTACCTCTTCGGACCCAACGGCTGGGGCCTGGAGGATCGAACACCGGCCGAACGCGCACAGATCGCCATCGAGGTCGGGGTTGACCAGTTCGGCGGAGACCGCAACACCGCGATCATCGAGGAACTGGTCGACGCCGGCGTCGTGACCCAGGCGCGGATCGACGAGTCCGTACGGCGTATCCTCCGCGAGAAGTTCCGTCTGGGTATCTTCGAGCAGCGAGCGGTCGACGTGGAGCAAGCTCGGCAGACGTGCGGTGCGTCGGTGTTCTTCGATCGCGGCGTGGCCGCGCAACGCGGCTCGCTCGTTCTGCTCTCCGAGAGGGCCGGTCTTCTTCCCGAGCACGCGACGCTGTTCCTCGACGGCATCGACGACCCGTGCGGCCGTCCCACGACTACGGACATGATCGCGGCCGACGCTATCGTCGTCCGCCTCGACGCCCCGTTCGAACCGGGCCGTGGATCGCTCGTCGCAGAGTACTTCCACGGCGGAACCCTCGAGTTCCCCGCCGCGACCCTCAAGCGGCTGCAGGAGTACGCCGAGCTCGCACCGCTGTTCGTCGCGGTCTTCCTCGAGCGGCCTGCGATCCTCGGCCCGATCATCGACCTCGGCGCGACTGTCGTCGGCGAATTCGGCGCGAGTGATGCTGTCGTCCTCGATGCCTTCTGCGCCCGAGCACCCCTGAGCGGGCGACTGCCGTTCGACATCCCCTCGTCGATGGCAGCCGTCGAAGCTTCGAGGGAGGACGTGCCGTTCGACACCGAAAGCCCTCGATTCCGAGCCGGCGACGGGATCGAGAAGCCGGCGAGGGCGATTCCTGAGCGCTGA
- a CDS encoding LacI family DNA-binding transcriptional regulator — MSEAHRPGATRHKGPSQSDVAERAGVSKQTVSRVANGAPEVDPFTREKVLLSMTELGYRPNRAARALRSGRYRNIGVVLSTLSSFGNRRTLEAISAEANRAGYSVTLITVDVSSRDATSSAFSVLADQALDGIIIVLEQFHYRDNPDVHFPPGVPIVSLDASRETSHPVVDSDQKHGARLATQHLLDLGHATVWHVSGPSDSFAALRREAAWREALRERGIEPPAPLTGDWSTGSGYHAGVVLREREDVTAVFAANDQMALGVLLAYHEAGIAVPGQVSVVGFDDIEEAEAFWPPLTTVRQNLLEVGRVSVQNLVEIIEGREALDARTTITTELIERRSTARPAIGRS, encoded by the coding sequence ATGTCTGAGGCGCACCGGCCCGGCGCGACGAGGCACAAGGGACCGTCTCAGAGCGATGTCGCCGAGCGGGCGGGGGTGTCGAAGCAGACGGTCTCGCGCGTCGCGAACGGGGCGCCGGAGGTCGACCCGTTCACCCGGGAGAAGGTCCTCTTGAGCATGACCGAGCTCGGCTATCGGCCCAATCGCGCGGCCCGGGCGCTCCGATCGGGCCGGTACCGGAACATTGGCGTGGTGCTCTCGACCCTCTCCTCGTTCGGCAACCGCCGGACCCTCGAGGCGATCTCCGCCGAGGCCAACCGGGCCGGGTACTCCGTCACGCTCATCACCGTGGACGTCTCCAGCCGCGACGCGACGAGCAGTGCCTTCTCGGTGCTCGCCGACCAGGCCCTGGACGGCATCATCATCGTGCTCGAGCAGTTCCACTACCGCGACAACCCGGATGTGCACTTCCCGCCCGGCGTCCCCATCGTCTCCTTGGACGCCAGCCGCGAGACCAGCCATCCCGTGGTCGACTCCGACCAGAAGCACGGCGCGCGGCTCGCCACTCAGCACCTGCTCGACCTCGGTCACGCCACGGTCTGGCACGTCAGTGGACCGAGCGACAGCTTCGCCGCCCTCCGTCGCGAGGCTGCATGGCGGGAGGCGCTGCGCGAGCGCGGCATCGAGCCACCCGCTCCTCTCACCGGCGACTGGTCCACTGGATCGGGGTACCACGCCGGAGTCGTGCTGAGAGAGCGGGAGGACGTCACTGCGGTGTTCGCTGCCAACGACCAGATGGCTCTGGGAGTGCTCCTCGCCTACCACGAGGCGGGGATCGCCGTGCCCGGCCAGGTCAGCGTGGTGGGCTTCGACGACATCGAGGAGGCCGAGGCCTTCTGGCCGCCGCTGACGACCGTCCGCCAGAACCTCCTCGAGGTCGGCCGCGTGAGCGTTCAGAACCTCGTCGAGATCATCGAGGGCCGCGAAGCGCTTGACGCTCGAACGACGATCACCACCGAGTTGATCGAACGGCGAAGCACTGCACGTCCGGCGATAGGACGCTCCTGA